A section of the Mangifera indica cultivar Alphonso unplaced genomic scaffold, CATAS_Mindica_2.1 Un_0013, whole genome shotgun sequence genome encodes:
- the LOC123205695 gene encoding mitochondrial import inner membrane translocase subunit PAM16 like 2-like, with amino-acid sequence MAAKILANLIIMGSGILARAVVQAYRQALANAAKTGVAQEALQNATRRASKAMTEQEARQILGVTEETAWEEIVKKYDGLFERNAKNGSFYLQSKVHRAKECLEEVYRGKADGGTPS; translated from the exons ATG GCTGCAAAGATATTAgccaatttaattattatggGCTCTGGGATATTGGCTAGGGCTGTGGTTCAAGCTTATCGTCAAGCACTTGCAA ATGCAGCAAAAACTGGTGTTGCCCAGGAGGCACTACAAAATGCAACTCGTAGGGCAAGCAAAGCCATGACCGAGCAAGAGGCTAGGCAAATTCTTGGTGTAACTGAAGAAACAGCCTGGGAGGAGATAGTGAAG AAATACGATGGTCTATTCGAGAGGAATGCTAAGAATGGGAGCTTTTACCTTCAGTCAAAGGTTCACAGAGCGAAGGAATGTTTGGAAGAAGTCTATCGAGGCAAAGCAGACGGTGGTACCCCTAGTTGA
- the LOC123205723 gene encoding clathrin interactor EPSIN 2-like isoform X2 — MKKAFDQTVRDLKRGVNKKVLKVPGIEQKVLDATSNEPWGPHGTLLADIAQATRNYHEYQMIMAVIWKRINDTGKNWRHVYKGLTVLEYLVAHGSERVIDDIREHAYQISTLSNFRYIDSSGRDQGNNVRRKSQSLVALVNDKERILEVRQKAAANRDKFRSPSTGGMYQPGGYDDKYDYDRYEGCYGSRDDDNGYGRERDYGYKNDDRYSRNGDSYGRDGDRYGRDYEDRYGRDGYRDDDYRGSNSVDRYQDGSTRSSDTNHVDDGQSSNRQLERNFSEQNIGVPPSYEEAFSESRSPARSDRDGENSAASFPKASSPTAPASSSQPAASGGLPPPVHPAGSSPTAAPSTFSPPAGPSPTQGTNSFNNSTSGNEEVLASDEFDPRNSFSAVPTVSSTPAPTTANSAELDLLGSLSDSFSSNALAIMPAMPANASTEADAQANTGSLPTFTATQSPSNMMNQSFDDPFGDAPFRAIPSADSITVQQPISASTASFHPSQNAQSPQPAAPSMESVPNFGDSLYGITYSSTSDSNSQPPSVNSQFLPQELSQPETDILADILPPSGPSPSVASQVAFSAPAGQPAPTPNIYGSQPTQSTANMYGNQPAQPTANMYGNQPAQPTANMYGNHPSQPAASMYGSQSAQPTTSTYGGFHQQPGSVTPHQGLTGHVAPNIAPQSPSGSVEQLISGAFTPQGTSTTPVASYMAPQTLAGPAAQFNSGNFLPHQSSVVLSTPQSPQQTPPNPPAQQNSNSLSNPLPQAGQSPMMASQPSLSSSSGALALVPQSQPSKEKFELKSAVWADTLSRGLIDLNISGSKTNPTADIGIDFDAINRKEKRMEKKTPQTQVTSNVTMGKAMGSGSGLGRTGASAIRPPSNPMLGSGMGMGMGPGMGMGMGMGMGMGGGSGMGIGSYGGMNQPMGMGMGMNNGMNMGVGMNMGIGQGVQMQPQTGMPPGTTMPGGYRPMTGTSGYTQQPYGGGY, encoded by the exons ATGAAGAAAGCCTTTGATCAAACTGTTAGAGATCT TAAGAGAGGAGTTAATAAGAAAGTTCTTAAAGTTCCTGGCATTGAACAGAAG gttctTGATGCTACTAGCAACGAGCCCTGGGGTCCTCATGGAACACTTCTTGCAGATATTGCACAGGCTACCAGGAACTA TCATGAATACCAGATGATCATGGCAGTAATTTGGAAGAGGATTAATGACACTGGAAAGAATTGGCGGCATGTGTACAAG GGTTTAACAGTTTTGGAATATCTAGTTGCCCATGGGTCAGAGCGTGTGATAGATGATATCAGAGAACATGCATATCAAATATCA ACGTTGTCCAATTTTCGATATATTGATTCCAGTGGAAGGGATCAAGGTAACAATGTCAGAAGGAAGTCTCAGAGCCTTGTGGCCCTAGTAAATGATAAGGAGAGGATATTAGAAGTTAGACAGAAGGCTGCCGCTAACAGGGACAA ATTTCGCAGCCCATCGACAGGTGGAATGTATCAGCCAGGAGGATATGATGACAAATATGATTATGATCGTTATGAAGGCTGCTATGGAAGCAGGGATGATGACAATGGTTatggaagagagagagattatgGGTATAAAAATGATGATCGGTATAGCAGAAATGGAGACTCTTATGGTCGTGATGGTGATCGTTATGGCAGAGATTATGAAGATCGCTATGGCAGAGATGGGTACAGGGATGATGACTACCGTGGAAGTAATAGTGTTGACCGTTACCAAGATGGGTCAACTAGGAGCTCTGATACAAACCACGTTGACGATGGTCAATCATCAAATCG GCAACTTGAGCGGAATTTTTCTGAACAAAATATTGGTGTTCCTCCTAGTTATGAAGAAGCCTTTAGTGAATCTCGAAGTCCTGCTCGCAGTGATag GGATGGAGAAAATTCAGCGGCATCTTTTCCTAAAGCTTCTTCTCCAACTGCTCCTGCAAGTTCTTCTCAACCTGCTGCTTCTGGGGGATTACCTCCACCTGTTCATCCAGCAGGTTCTTCTCCAACTGCTGCTCCTTCAACTTTTTCTCCACCTGCAGGCCCTAGTCCAACCCAAGGAACTAACTCATTCAACAATTCTACATCTGGGAACGAGGAAGTTTTGGCTTCTGATGAATTTGATCCACGTAATTCATTTTCAG CTGTCCCTACTGTTTCAAGCACTCCTGCCCCTACGACAGCCAATAGTGCTGAATTGGACTTGCTTGGCTCTCTGTCAGACTCGTTTTCTTCAAATGCATTGGCCATTATGCCAGCCATGCCTGCAAATGCCAGTACTGAAGCTGATGCACAAGCTAATACTGGTTCATTACCCACATTCACTGCAACACAATCACCATCTAATATGATGAATCAG TCATTTGATGATCCATTTGGGGATGCACCTTTTAGAGCTATCCCTTCTGCAGATTCTATAACAGTTCAGCAACCAATTTCAGCATCAACAGCTTCTTTCCATCCAAGTCAAAATGCCCAATCACCCCAGCCAGCTGCCCCCAGCATGGAATCGGTTCCCAACTTTGGGGACTCATTATACGGCATTACATACTCATCAACAAGTGACTCCAATAGTCAGCCTCCCTCAGTAAACTCACAGTTTTTGCCTCAAGAACTATCGCAGCCAGAGACTGACATTCTGGCAGACATCCTTCCTCCATCAGGACCTTCACCATCTGTAGCATCACAGGTAGCCTTTTCAGCTCCAGCTGGCCAGCCTGCACCAACCCCTAATATTTATGGGAGCCAGCCTACACAGTCTACTGCTAATATGTATGGAAACCAGCCTGCACAGCCAACTGCTAATATGTATGGGAACCAGCCTGCACAGCCAACTGCTAATATGTATGGGAACCACCCTTCACAGCCAGCTGCTAGTATGTATGGGAGTCAATCTGCACAGCCAACCACTAGTACTTATGGGGGCTTTCATCAACAGCCAGGATCTGTGACTCCACATCAAGGATTGACAGGTCATGTAGCTCCAAACATAGCCCCTCAATCCCCATCTGGTTCAGTTGAACAGCTTATCAGTGGGGCCTTCACACCGCAGGGCACCTCTACTACCCCTGTTGCTTCATACATGGCTCCTCAAACTCTAGCTGGACCAGCTGCACAGTTTAACAGTGGAAACTTTCTACCACATCAGAGTTCTGTAGTTCTTTCTACTCCACAAAGCCCTCAACAAACCCCACCTAATCCACCTGCACAGCAGAACAGTAATTCACTGAGTAACCCTCTTCCTCAAGCAGGACAAAGCCCTATGATGGCTTCACAACCATCTCTTTCATCTTCGTCAGGTGCGCTTGCTTTGGTACCTCAATCTCAACCATCTAAGGAAAAGTTTGAGCTGAAGTCAGCAGTTTGGGCTGACACTCTTAGCAGAGGgctaattgatttgaatatatcTGGAT CTAAGACAAATCCTACAGCGGACATTGGAATTGATTTTGATGCCATCAATCGAAAGGAAAAGAGGATGGAAAAGAAAACTCCACAAACTCAGGTAACATCTAATGTTACTATGGGTAAAGCTATGGGATCTGGTTCTGGGTTAGGTCGTACTGGAGCTAGTGCTATACGGCCTCCATCAAATCCTATGTTGGGTTCTGGCATGGGAATGGGCATGGGCCCTGGTATGGGTATGGGCATG GGTATGGGCATGGGCATGGGTGGTGGTTCAGGAATGGGCATAGGAAGCTATGGAGGCATGAACCAACcaatggggatggggatgggaaTGAACAATGGCATGAATATGGGTGTTGGGATGAATATGGGAATAGGGCAAGGAGTTCAGATGCAGCCACAAACTGGGATGCCTCCTGGCACAACTATGCCAGGTGGTTATAGGCCCATGACAGGTACAAGTGGTTATACTCAACAACCATACGGGGGTGGCTACTGA
- the LOC123205723 gene encoding clathrin interactor EPSIN 2-like isoform X1, giving the protein MKKAFDQTVRDLKRGVNKKVLKVPGIEQKVLDATSNEPWGPHGTLLADIAQATRNYHEYQMIMAVIWKRINDTGKNWRHVYKGLTVLEYLVAHGSERVIDDIREHAYQISTLSNFRYIDSSGRDQGNNVRRKSQSLVALVNDKERILEVRQKAAANRDKFRSPSTGGMYQPGGYDDKYDYDRYEGCYGSRDDDNGYGRERDYGYKNDDRYSRNGDSYGRDGDRYGRDYEDRYGRDGYRDDDYRGSNSVDRYQDGSTRSSDTNHVDDGQSSNRQLERNFSEQNIGVPPSYEEAFSESRSPARSDRDGENSAASFPKASSPTAPASSSQPAASGGLPPPVHPAGSSPTAAPSTFSPPAGPSPTQGTNSFNNSTSGNEEVLASDEFDPRNSFSAVPTVSSTPAPTTANSAELDLLGSLSDSFSSNALAIMPAMPANASTEADAQANTGSLPTFTATQSPSNMMNQSFDDPFGDAPFRAIPSADSITVQQPISASTASFHPSQNAQSPQPAAPSMESVPNFGDSLYGITYSSTSDSNSQPPSVNSQFLPQELSQPETDILADILPPSGPSPSVASQVAFSAPAGQPAPTPNIYGSQPTQSTANMYGNQPAQPTANMYGNQPAQPTANMYGNHPSQPAASMYGSQSAQPTTSTYGGFHQQPGSVTPHQGLTGHVAPNIAPQSPSGSVEQLISGAFTPQGTSTTPVASYMAPQTLAGPAAQFNSGNFLPHQSSVVLSTPQSPQQTPPNPPAQQNSNSLSNPLPQAGQSPMMASQPSLSSSSGALALVPQSQPSKEKFELKSAVWADTLSRGLIDLNISGSKTNPTADIGIDFDAINRKEKRMEKKTPQTQVTSNVTMGKAMGSGSGLGRTGASAIRPPSNPMLGSGMGMGMGPGMGMGMGMGGQSMGMGMGGGQGIGMGMGGGHFGMGMGMGMGMSRGQGMGMGMGGGSGMGIGSYGGMNQPMGMGMGMNNGMNMGVGMNMGIGQGVQMQPQTGMPPGTTMPGGYRPMTGTSGYTQQPYGGGY; this is encoded by the exons ATGAAGAAAGCCTTTGATCAAACTGTTAGAGATCT TAAGAGAGGAGTTAATAAGAAAGTTCTTAAAGTTCCTGGCATTGAACAGAAG gttctTGATGCTACTAGCAACGAGCCCTGGGGTCCTCATGGAACACTTCTTGCAGATATTGCACAGGCTACCAGGAACTA TCATGAATACCAGATGATCATGGCAGTAATTTGGAAGAGGATTAATGACACTGGAAAGAATTGGCGGCATGTGTACAAG GGTTTAACAGTTTTGGAATATCTAGTTGCCCATGGGTCAGAGCGTGTGATAGATGATATCAGAGAACATGCATATCAAATATCA ACGTTGTCCAATTTTCGATATATTGATTCCAGTGGAAGGGATCAAGGTAACAATGTCAGAAGGAAGTCTCAGAGCCTTGTGGCCCTAGTAAATGATAAGGAGAGGATATTAGAAGTTAGACAGAAGGCTGCCGCTAACAGGGACAA ATTTCGCAGCCCATCGACAGGTGGAATGTATCAGCCAGGAGGATATGATGACAAATATGATTATGATCGTTATGAAGGCTGCTATGGAAGCAGGGATGATGACAATGGTTatggaagagagagagattatgGGTATAAAAATGATGATCGGTATAGCAGAAATGGAGACTCTTATGGTCGTGATGGTGATCGTTATGGCAGAGATTATGAAGATCGCTATGGCAGAGATGGGTACAGGGATGATGACTACCGTGGAAGTAATAGTGTTGACCGTTACCAAGATGGGTCAACTAGGAGCTCTGATACAAACCACGTTGACGATGGTCAATCATCAAATCG GCAACTTGAGCGGAATTTTTCTGAACAAAATATTGGTGTTCCTCCTAGTTATGAAGAAGCCTTTAGTGAATCTCGAAGTCCTGCTCGCAGTGATag GGATGGAGAAAATTCAGCGGCATCTTTTCCTAAAGCTTCTTCTCCAACTGCTCCTGCAAGTTCTTCTCAACCTGCTGCTTCTGGGGGATTACCTCCACCTGTTCATCCAGCAGGTTCTTCTCCAACTGCTGCTCCTTCAACTTTTTCTCCACCTGCAGGCCCTAGTCCAACCCAAGGAACTAACTCATTCAACAATTCTACATCTGGGAACGAGGAAGTTTTGGCTTCTGATGAATTTGATCCACGTAATTCATTTTCAG CTGTCCCTACTGTTTCAAGCACTCCTGCCCCTACGACAGCCAATAGTGCTGAATTGGACTTGCTTGGCTCTCTGTCAGACTCGTTTTCTTCAAATGCATTGGCCATTATGCCAGCCATGCCTGCAAATGCCAGTACTGAAGCTGATGCACAAGCTAATACTGGTTCATTACCCACATTCACTGCAACACAATCACCATCTAATATGATGAATCAG TCATTTGATGATCCATTTGGGGATGCACCTTTTAGAGCTATCCCTTCTGCAGATTCTATAACAGTTCAGCAACCAATTTCAGCATCAACAGCTTCTTTCCATCCAAGTCAAAATGCCCAATCACCCCAGCCAGCTGCCCCCAGCATGGAATCGGTTCCCAACTTTGGGGACTCATTATACGGCATTACATACTCATCAACAAGTGACTCCAATAGTCAGCCTCCCTCAGTAAACTCACAGTTTTTGCCTCAAGAACTATCGCAGCCAGAGACTGACATTCTGGCAGACATCCTTCCTCCATCAGGACCTTCACCATCTGTAGCATCACAGGTAGCCTTTTCAGCTCCAGCTGGCCAGCCTGCACCAACCCCTAATATTTATGGGAGCCAGCCTACACAGTCTACTGCTAATATGTATGGAAACCAGCCTGCACAGCCAACTGCTAATATGTATGGGAACCAGCCTGCACAGCCAACTGCTAATATGTATGGGAACCACCCTTCACAGCCAGCTGCTAGTATGTATGGGAGTCAATCTGCACAGCCAACCACTAGTACTTATGGGGGCTTTCATCAACAGCCAGGATCTGTGACTCCACATCAAGGATTGACAGGTCATGTAGCTCCAAACATAGCCCCTCAATCCCCATCTGGTTCAGTTGAACAGCTTATCAGTGGGGCCTTCACACCGCAGGGCACCTCTACTACCCCTGTTGCTTCATACATGGCTCCTCAAACTCTAGCTGGACCAGCTGCACAGTTTAACAGTGGAAACTTTCTACCACATCAGAGTTCTGTAGTTCTTTCTACTCCACAAAGCCCTCAACAAACCCCACCTAATCCACCTGCACAGCAGAACAGTAATTCACTGAGTAACCCTCTTCCTCAAGCAGGACAAAGCCCTATGATGGCTTCACAACCATCTCTTTCATCTTCGTCAGGTGCGCTTGCTTTGGTACCTCAATCTCAACCATCTAAGGAAAAGTTTGAGCTGAAGTCAGCAGTTTGGGCTGACACTCTTAGCAGAGGgctaattgatttgaatatatcTGGAT CTAAGACAAATCCTACAGCGGACATTGGAATTGATTTTGATGCCATCAATCGAAAGGAAAAGAGGATGGAAAAGAAAACTCCACAAACTCAGGTAACATCTAATGTTACTATGGGTAAAGCTATGGGATCTGGTTCTGGGTTAGGTCGTACTGGAGCTAGTGCTATACGGCCTCCATCAAATCCTATGTTGGGTTCTGGCATGGGAATGGGCATGGGCCCTGGTATGGGTATGGGCATGGGCATGGGTGGCCAGAGCATGGGAATGGGCATGGGTGGTGGCCAGGGTATTGGCATGGGCATGGGCGGTGGCCATTTTGGCATGGGTATGGGTATGGGTATGGGTATGAGCCGTGGCCAGGGTATGGGCATGGGCATGGGTGGTGGTTCAGGAATGGGCATAGGAAGCTATGGAGGCATGAACCAACcaatggggatggggatgggaaTGAACAATGGCATGAATATGGGTGTTGGGATGAATATGGGAATAGGGCAAGGAGTTCAGATGCAGCCACAAACTGGGATGCCTCCTGGCACAACTATGCCAGGTGGTTATAGGCCCATGACAGGTACAAGTGGTTATACTCAACAACCATACGGGGGTGGCTACTGA